The window GGAGGGAAATTATCTGGAGACTTCCGCCTCTCTCATGTTTGCCTATGCCCTTTTTAAAGGAGTCCGTCTTGGAGTTTTACCGGAATCCCCCTATCTTATTAAGGGAGAGGAGATATTCCTGGCTGTTGAGACAGAAAAGTTTGCCCTTTCCGGAGGGCGCCTGCAGCTGACCGGAATGTGCAAGGGTGCAGGCCTGGGGCCGGAGAACAACCGGGCCAGGGACGGAAGCAGGGCATACTATCTTAAAGAGCCGGTGGTGGCAGATGAACAGAAGGGAGCGGGCGCTCTGATGATGGCATACAGCGAGTGGCTCCTTCTGAAGAAAAAGGGCCCTGTAAGGCCGGAGACATTTCCCAGGGTGGAGATTTGGAACGGAAACTATACCCATTTCTTTGAGCAGAAAAGCAGCAGATTACGGATCTGACAGCTGGATTTTGCTGCAGTATCCAATATTCCTTGAATTCCTCTCTGGAAATTTTCTGCTGTTTCCTCACGTTTATGTGATAAAAACTGTTAATAATATAACAAAGTATCATTTGCAACCGCTGGTTGACAAATTATACAACGCAATTGGTGGTTGTCAACCTAAAAATATTCTATAATGCAAGAGTCATACATCACCAGGTGTACATAGCTACTTCTTTCCTGCACTTGAAGAATGAATGGCATAAATAAATTTTGAGAGGATGGTACATTGTGATATTAGCAGAAAAAATTATTGCATTGCGCAAAAAGGCCGGCTGGTCCCAGGAGGAGCTTGCTTACCAGATGGGCGTATCACGGCAGTCAGTATCCAAGTGGGAATCCGGATCTTCAATTCCTGATTTAGAACGAATTTTAAAGCTGAGCCAGGTATTTGGTGTCAGCACAGATTATTTATTAAAAGAAGAGATAGAGACAGCTCCTGCATCTATTATCATGGAATCCGATTCTGATGAGGTGCAAAAAAGGGTCACCCTTGAAATGGCCAATGAATTCATGGAGATCAAAATCCGCTGGGCGAAAAAGGTGGCTTTGGCTGCAGCAGCTTACATTCTGTCTCCTGCTGCACTGATTTTTCTTGGAGGATTATCCGAATTAAAAGATAAAAGTATCAGTGGAAACGTGGCAGGAGGACTTGGACTGGTCATATTGCTTCTGATTGTTGGAATTGCCACAGTGTTTTTTGTAATGCATGGAATGAAAACGGAACCTTATCAATTTTTAGAGAAAGAAGTTTTTCGTCTGGAATATGGTGTGGAAGGGGTCGTACGGAAACGGATGGCAGAGTATGAAGGAACCTATAGAATATGTACCATGGCAGGTGTTTTCCTATGTATTATCTGCGCCTTGCCATTGATGGCAGCTGTTGCATTAAGCAGTTCGGACTTTGTTTATGTTTTGTGTGTAGATTTTATTTTGATCATAGTGGCTTGTGCCGTATTTTTATTCATGGCGGCAGGAGAGAAAAAGGGCTGTTTTCAGATGCTTCTGCAGGAGGGGGATTATACGGCAGAGAAGAAGCTGGAAAAAAAGCAGTCAGAACACCTTCCTGCCATATATTGGTGTACCATTACTGCGGTATATCTGGGCATCAGTTTTTATACGGGAAATTGGAGCAGGACGTGGATCATCTGGCCTTGTGCGGGAGTTATGTATGCGGCAGTGCAGGCAATAGCTGCTGCATTAAAAGATAAGAAAATGCATGATTAAGCAGTTATATACGCTTCAGATAAACCTGTATTTAAAGGCTTTAGAGATTAAAGACCCAAATTAAATAATAAAGATACAGACCCTTCCATTCTAAGGATAGGGTCTGTATCTTTATAAAGAGTTTCATCGTGAGAAAAGCGTGATATAGTTACGCATAATGGCGTAACGTCCTTCAGCCGTCAGTTTCACCAGACCGCCGGATAGCTGGACGCAGTCCTCCCGTTCTAAGGATTTGATGATTTTTGATGTAAACTCACCGGTCCAGTGCAGGTGGGACTTTATGGTGTCAACGCCTGCCTCCGAATTTTCTTCCGCACTGTTTTCATGATTAGAAAGGTGAAAGAGCAGTGTCGCCTTAGCAAATTCCAGTTTCTGATTTCTGCGTTTAAGCAGTGAACGGATCAGTCCTCTGCGTGGGGCAAAAACAAACACAAGGAAGAAGACCAATCCGGTTACCACGGCCATGCTGCCTGCAATGGACACATCCAACAGAGCAGCTGCCTGATACCCCAGGATTCCGTTGACGGCTCCGATGATCCCGCTTAAAATCAGCATTTGTTTGAGATCGTCCGTCAGTAAGTAAGCCGTCACCGGAGGGCCGATCATAAATGCCACCACCAATACGGATCCAACTGCCTGAAATGCTCCCACTGTGGTGAGAGATACCAGGGTCATCAGCCCGTAATGTACCAAGGCCGGTGAAAAGCCCAGCACAGCGGACAGCATGGGATCAAAGGTTGCGACCTTCAGTTCTTTAAAGAAAATAATAATTGCCGCCAGATTGATCAGCAGCAGGATCCCTGTTGTATAAATCGCTTTTGCGCCTATATCCGTGCCGCCTATGACCATACGGTCAAAAGGAGCAAAAGCCAGCTCTCCCAAAAGTACGGAATCAGTATCCAGATGAACCGATCCGGCATAACGGGTAATCAGAATAATGGCTATGGAAAAGAGCAGAGGAAACACCACTCCGATGGCGGCGTCTTCCGCCAGCAGCCGCGTCCGGCTCAGCAATTCCGTCAGCCACACGGTCACCACTCCCATCAGTGCGGCTCCCACAATCAGCAAAGGGGAGGAGAGATCATGGGTGCCGAAAAATGCGAGTACAATTCCCAACAGAATCGTATGGGTAATGGAATCGGACATCATTGACATTTTCCGAAGCACCAGAAACGTTCCGGGCAGAGCACAGGCCACAGCAACAATAACGGCTATGATTTGAATTTCAATTTGCGGTGCCATCCGGCACACCTCCTTCCAGCTTATATAGAACCTTATTTTTTCTGCGCTGATATACTCTGTGCAGGACACCCCGCCCAGGAGCAAACAAAACGCTGATGATTACGATGGAACTGACACAAACCACGATAGCCGGGCCTGTGGGCAGCTTTGGAACAAGAGAACTGGCCGCCGTTCCTGCAACGCCGGATACAGCACCGAAAAGCGCCGATAAAACCACCATGACCCACAGCTTATTGGTCCACTGGCGTGCGGCAACCGCAGGGGTAATCAGCATGGCGCTCATGAGAATAACGCCAACTGTCTGCAATCCGATAATGATTGCCAGTACGATCATAAATGACAGCAGGAGATTCAGCTTCTTTGGGGAAAACCCAAGGCTCTGGGCAAAGTCGCTGTCAAAAGTGAAAAGCTTAAATTCCTTCCAGAACAGCAGTACCAGTGCGAGCAATATAAGGCCGCAGATCATCATCAGAATGATATCCCGCTGTAAAAGCGTGGACGCCTGCCCGAAGATGAAGCGCTTTAAGCCTGCCTGATTAGAGTTGGGAATCTTCTGCACGTAGGTGAGCAGCACCAGGCCAAGTCCAAAGAATACCGACATTACAAGAGCCAGCGCACTGTCAAACTTCACGCGGGTATGCCGCACAATGCTGACAATAAACAGTGTTGCCAGTAAACCGGAAACAAGGGCGCCCAGCAGCAGAACCTCCGTATTTTTGCTGCCCAGGAGTACAAAGGCCATCACAACCCCGGGAAGGGCGGAGTGGGATACCCCGTCTCCCAGCAGGCTTTGCTTGCGAAGTACTGCAAAGCTGCCGAGCACTCCGCTGATCAGTCCTAGCAGGGCGGAACCCAGAGCTACTGTCTGGAACGTATAGTCGGAAAATAAAGAAATAATACTGCGAAACATCACATCACACCCCTTAAAAGCGCACCGGAGCTGTGGTAGGTCTTTTTTAAATTGTCTTCGTGGAATACTTCATCCACAGGCCCACAGGCAACCACGCGCAGATTGATCAGGGTAACCCAGTCAAAGTAATCGGGTACCGTTTGCAGATCGTGATGGACCACAACCACGGTCTTATTCTGCTCCTTCAGTTCCTTCAGCAGTGCCACAATAGCCCGTTCCGTCTGAGCGTCTACCCCCTTAAAAGGTTCATCCATAAAGTAAACCTCTGCTTCCTGTGCCAGGGCACGGGCCAGGAAAACCCGCTGCTGCTGGCCGCCGGAAAGCTGGCTGATCTGGCGGCCACCGTACTCCTCCATACCTACCTTTGCCAGCATCTGTTTTGCCAGCTCCACATCCGATTTACGGGGACGGCGGATCCAGCCCAGCTTGCCGTAGCAGCCCATGAGCACTACATCCTGCACTGTGGCCGGGAAATCCCAGTCCACGCTTCCGCTTTGGGGAACATAGCCGATGCGGTTTTTCAAGGTGCGCAGATCGTCGTTCCCATCCAGAAACCGGACAGCCCCGGTCACAGGTTTTAAGAGCCCCAGCATGGCTTTGATCAAGGTCGTTTTGCCGGCTCCGTTGGGACCGACCACCGCCATCAGCTTTCCCTTTGGGATTTTTAAATCAATATCCCAAAGAACAGGCTTTGCATCATAGGCTACGGTCAAATCCTCTACCTCCACCGCATAGTTTTGTTGTCTTTCCATATGATTCCCTCCTGTCACTTTAAGGCATCCACAATTGTGTCAATATTAGCTTTGACGGTCAGGATGTAAGTATCAGCTCCAGACTGGGCATCACCCAGGGAGTCGGAATAAAGCTCCCCGCCGATGGAAACATCAAAGCCCTTTGCTTTTACCGCAGCCTGCAGCGCTTCAATGGTTTTCGGGGGCACGGAAGATTCTACGAAAATAGCCTTGATCTGCCGTTCTACAATGAAACCTGCCAGATCGCTTACATCGGCTGTACCTGCTTCTGCATCAGTGCTGATACCCTGCAGTCCCCGTACTTCAAATCCATAGGCTTTGCCAAAGTATTGGAACGCATCGTGAGCAGTCACCAGCACGCGCTGTGCTTCCGGCAGTTCGGCAGCCCTGCCGCGGATGTATTGATCCGTCTCATTAAGCTCTTTTAAGTAGGCGTCCAGATTTGCCTCATAATCAGCTTTTCCATTGGGATCGGCTTCGGCTAATCCCTTTGCAACGGTTTTAGCTGCATCCTCCCACAGAGAAACGTCAAACCAGATATGAGGATCATGGATAGAGCTGTCATCTTCCCACGCAAGAAGCATGGATTCGTCTAAGCCTTTTTCAATGCAGATGACTGCCGGCCCCTGACTGGACAGGTTCTCAAATATTTCTCCCATTTTTCCTTCCAGATGCAGGCCGTTATATACCACCACATCCGCTTTCTGCATCAGGGAAACATCTCCTGCGCTGGCCTGATATAAGTGCGGATCAATACCTGGTCCCATCAGACCGTTTACTGAAACCCGGTCTCCGCCGATGACTGTAGACAGATCAGCCAGCATGGTAGTGGTAGCAACAATGTTTAATTTATCTTTTGATGAGTCTTGGTTTACTGCCGGAGCAGAACAAGCCGTAAGAAATAATGTAAGACTCAGGATCGTGCCCAAAAGGCCTTTGGTTTTTTGATTCATAAGAAACCTCCTAAAATTATATTTGATGTCACAGCCTCTCTGTCTCGTCTACATAGATCTGACAGGCGGCCTTATAACTGATTTGAACGCACTTGCCTTCCAGGTCAAGGGTCAGCGGTCCTTCGTATGGTGCGGCTTCTATAATGCGTACGGAGCTTCCAATGGTAATTCCGCTTTCCTGCAGATAGTCCAGCAGTTCTTTTTCTTCCTTTACACGCCGGATATGGGAAGCTGCACCGGAGGAAAGTAAGTTTAAGGTCACCAGGGGAGCACGGTCTATTTGGCCGTCAGCATGGGGAATTGCGCTTCCGTGGGGACAATAGGCCGGGTAATTTAAAAACTGATCCAGCCGGGCCGTCAGGCGTGAAGGGGTAATGTGTTCCAGCAGCTCCGCGTCTTCATGTGCCTCGCTCCAGGAATAGCCGAGATGACGCATCAGGAAAACCTCCCAGAGACGGTGTCCCCGTACCAGGGAAATGGCAACTTTAATTCCCTCAGGCGTCAGGCATGAACCTTTGTAAGGCTCATAATGGATCAGCCCCTCCTTCTTCAGCTTTCCCAGCATTTCCGTCACAGAAGCCGGGGCGATCTGCAAAGCTTCCGCAATCTGCTTATTGTTTACCAGTTCTTCCATTCCGCCCAGTTTATAAATGGCCTTTAAATAATCTTCTTTGTTTGGTGTCATTTTATCTTCCTCCGTTTTAGATATATAAGCCCAGCCATCAGCTTGGGTAAGAATATTGTTTGAAAGTGTATGAGATTCTTTTATACCGCAAAAATTTTCCTAAGCCATCCAATCAGCAGGATGAGGGCGATTACTATTAAAGGAGGTATCTTGCGGCGAAAAAGCTGTTTTGTATAAGCATCCATATTTTTTCTCCTGTTGTGTTGTTTGTTTTATATATTTAGGCATACCTAAATTTAATTATATTATATGCCTAAACACGTAAAAATGCAAGTGTTTTGCATATGAAATTAATCATTTCATCATCCGGATCCGTTAGGGGTGGGAAATAATGTTTCCTTTGGCTAATTTATGAGACCTAAGTGGAAAGTGTTACGAATACACTATATAAAATCTGAAAAACAGAGGATGAATGGCAATGAACCAATTTCCGCCTCAGGAATTCCGTACTATTCGGGGATATGAACTGAAAAAACAAAATGAGAGCAGACTTACGCCTGCTCTTGAGGATTATTTAGAAATGGCATACCGGTTATGTCTGGAAGAAAGCTGTATCCGCATAAACAAGCTTTCAGAACGTCTGCACGTCCGCCCTCCGTCTGCATCAAAGATGGTGTCCAAGCTTGTTCAGCTGGGTTATTTAAGGTACGATCGATTTGAGAACATCCTGCTGACTGATGAGGGAAGAGTAACGGGCTGTTATCTTCTGGAACGTCATAATACTTTGGAGCATTTTTTTATCATGCTTAAAAGTCAGCGGCCTTTGGAAGAAGCAGAGATGGTTGAACACATGCTGGGTGATTTGACTGTATTGGAAATAAAGGTTCTGATGGAGTTTTTTATCCAAAATCCAGATATTGAAAAACAGTTTAAGAGTTTTAGGGATATGGTTATCTTTCCGGAAGACATTCCGGAAGAATAACTGGTGTTCAATGATCAAGGAAAACGTTTGTTTGTGTTTTACAGCTATGCTCTTGCTGGAAATCATGTTAGGCTTCTGCCTTCCCTGAAAACAGAAAAACCACATGCCCTATCCCAGTTCCGGGCATGTGGTTAAGCTGTGAGATCCTGTTTGATTATAGTGGAATATCCTCATATGTGGGTACGGCCTCATGGCTGTTTGGCGGGAGAAAGGTCCTGGCATTGCCGCCGCTTCTTATAAGCAGCCTTTTATAGGTTGCATCCACGCCGATCGCCCCAAGGGGAGCTGTGATCAGGATTGCCAAAACAGCAACCGTCAGAATCGTATTACCGGCCCCAACGCCTGCCGCCAAAGGAAGCCCGCCGATTGCCGCCTGCACAGTTGCCTTGGGCAAATAGGCAATGGCACAAAACAGACGTTCCTTTGCGCTTATGGGAGTTTTGGCAAGGCAGATAAATACGCCGCATATCCGTATCAGCAAAGCGATAAAGATGAGAGCGACGGCTATAAATCCAGCCTTTGCCGCATAGCTTATGTCCACTGTTGCACCCACCAATATGAACAGCATCAATTCCGCGGCAACCCAGATTTTAGAAAACTTGCCTGACAGGCGCTTTGCTAAAATATCGTACTGCTTCAGGAGGGTGCCGCCTAAAGCCATGACAGCCAGCAAACCGGACATAGGCACATAGGCTTTTATGGCTGTTTCAAGAGAAACCAGAAGGAACGCAGTGCTTAATAAAATCAAAATCTTGGCGGTATCTCGCATGTGGATTTTTTGAAACACCTTCACCAGAGCAAGACCCAGTAAAATGCCCACCAACAAGCCTGTCACAATGGCAGCGGGTATTTTAAGAAGGCTTATGGCATCAAAGCTGCTTCCCTCATACATACCCATAAATGATGTAAAAAGGACAATGACATAAATGTCATCAACGGACGCTCCGGCCATAATAAGCTGCGGAATACTTTTTGCCCTGCCGTAGCCGTTTTCCATCAGCTTTAACATTTTAGGAACGATAACCGCCGGGGAGACCGCGCCCAGCACCGTTCCCATGATAGCCGCTTCCAAATGGGAAATAGGAAAGAACATAGGTGCAAAAACAGTAGTGGCGGCTATTTCAAAACTTGCCGGAATAAAGCACATAAGAATTGCAGGACGGCCGACCTTTTTCAAATCCTTAATATCCAGCGCCAGCCCTGCCCTTGTGAGAATTACGATCAGGGCAATTTGCCTTAAATCAGCGGAAACATTCAACAGCTCCGGCGCGATTAGATTCAGCGCATACGGCCCTAGCACAATACCGGTGAGAAGCATGCCAACAAGGCCGGGGAGTTTTAGTTTCTGCATGGTTCCGCTCAATATCATACCGCAGAGAACCATCATTGCAAGACTGAAAAGCATATATTTCCTCCTTTGTGCAGAAATGTAAAAAAGCCGACACTTCTGCAATAAAATAATCGCAGAAGTCATCAGCTTAATAAGCGGTTCGGCTATAATCAGCACGGGGAGAACTTCATTCCCTCGGGTTATTATAGCAAAGACGGGGGTAAATTTCAAGAAATATATTTATATCACTGGTTTTCTTTGCCTTTTTTAAGGAATAACGGTACAATATTTCTATAAACAAAATCAGCATAACATAGTTGTTATTTTCATTCAAAATTCAACCAGCAGGCATCCCTTTATAAAAATTGGGTATTCCCAAGAAAGGAAACGGAACATAATATAGCTTCATGATTAATGCTCGTATTTTCACAGGGAGAATGGGAGTGAAAGATATTAACAGGAAAATCATTGATTCAATCAGGGATATCAAAGGACTTGAGGCAATGGTGCCTGGCGCTTGTGCAGACATGGATCGCCGGTAACAGCAAATAAAACTCAAATTAGGAGGGCAGCGCCATATGACGGAATATAAAGATAAGAAGGAATTGATGGATGAAATTTCAAACCGGGCAAAATTATTCATTGATGAATTCTCTCATATTAAGGAGGACGATAAGGACAAACTGATCGACGGTGTGGACAGAACTCCGGCGCAGATGGTTGCTTATCAATTGGGCTGGCTTAACCTCCTTCTTTATTGGGAGGATGAGGAGCAGCAGGGAAATACAGTGATAACCCCGCATCCTGATTATAAATGGAACAATCTTGGCGGATTATATGAGAGCTTTTACAGGCAATATGAGAAATACAGTTTGCAGGAATTATGCACCATGTTTCAGGAAGCGGTACAAAAGATCATAGAGCTGACAGAACAATATACGGATGCCCAGCTTTTTCAGCCCGGAGTCAGAAAATGGGCTTCTTCAACACCTTCCAGCTGGGCAGTCTGGAAATGGATCCACATCAACACGGTTGCACCTTTCAAATCCTTTAGAAGTAAGGTCAGAAAATGGAAGAAGCTGAATTGCGGCTGAATGTCTGTTGTCCATATATTCGGCTGCAATTAATATTTCCTTCTTCCATTACATTTCATTGTTTATAATTGCTGCAATATGTCACTGGTTCCTATGTATTGGGGGGCTGAGGAAAAAGAGCACAAGCCCAGACATAATGGTGGCTATTCCGATACCCTGCTGAAGGGAAATTGCTTCATTTAAAATAAAATAGGCCAGAATACATGTGCCAATGGTTTCTCCTAAAATGCTCATGGATATCACTGTTGCAGGAATCCACTTTAAAAGCCAGTTAAAAATAAATTGTCCGAATACCGTTGAAATCAGCGCCAGACCCCCAAACGCCATCCAGGTAGCTCCGGAATAGCCGGTAAAAGGATTGCCTTCGATTATGGCATAGCATCCTAAAAACGCGGAACTGCTTAAATAGCTTATGACAGAATAGGGGACAGCAGATAATTCCTTTCTTACTGCCTGCCCTATGAAAAAATACAAGCTGATAATACTCGCCGCCAATAACGCCAATAAATCCCCAAACAGAGCCTGGGAGCTAATTTGAAAATCTCCCCATCCGATCATAAAGCAGCCCATAATGGCGATCACACATCCCCCGATTGCCAGCTTGTGGAATCGTTCTTTTAGAAACACATATCCGATGGCAATGGAGAAAAGGGGCTGCAAGGTTACAATGACCGTTGAACTGGCCACTGACGTATGCCGCAGGGATTCAAACCACAGCATATAATGGGCGGATAAAAGAAGTCCTGACAAAATCCCAAACGTCCATTGTTTTTTTGATAGAGAAAGCAGCTGACGTTTGTTTTGTTTGCTGCTCAGTAAAAATGGCAAGAGGATCAGAGCGGCAAAAAACAACCGGAAAAATGCTGTTATGGCAGAGGGGGCATTGGCCAGACGCACAAAAATTGCGGAGGTGGAAAGGGAAAAGACGCCAAAAAGCAGAGCCAGGTACAATCCGATGTTAGTTTTCAAAGTTTTTCTCCTATGTAGTAAATGACTTATACATGATACCGTATCATGCATAAGTCATTATAGTATGATCTTTTTCTAAAAGCCAGAGTTTTATATTATTCAGACTCAAAAAAAGTTTCTTCTTTCTTTGACAAGAGTTCCTGACTTGCGTTGATTCGGTAACTGTTGCTGGCCATATTATAATGTTTCCTGAAACAGCTGCTGAAATATTTTGGATCGCGGAACCCAACCTTTTCGCTGATTTCATATGAGCGAAGCTGCGTGGTCAATAGCAGCTCAGCAGCTTTTTTCAGCCTTAATTCTGTCAGATATTTTGTAAAGGTGGTATCTGTTTCAACCTTGAACAGACGGCTTAAATAGCTGGCATTCAGATAGAATCTGCCCGCCACAGAGCTAAGGCTTAAGTCCGGATTTTCAAAATTATTTTCCATATATCGAAGAATGGCATGGATGGTGTTGGTATTTTTCTCAGTTCGTATGGAGGAAAAGGTCTCAATAATTGCACGGATTAAATTATGTACCATATTTTCCAATTCCGCTGCAGTTTCCAGGCGGAATAGGCGTTCATATGCAGCCAGGGAATAGCGGAAGGCATCAGTACCACGGAGTCCGGATTGAATCAGCATATCAGATAAATGATTTATGATGGTTGAAACTGTTACACGGATTGGAATGATATCCGTATAATCATCCGTAATCTGGTTGGTGATACAGTGGTTTATCAGCGCAATGGAAGCAGGCAGATCTTCTGATTTAACGGCTTCCAGTATGGATGCAATGGCATCTTCTAAATGAAAGGAGGAATTTTGCTTTTCAGTTTTAATATAGTCATATAAAATTACCTGGTTTTTACCTGAGACCGTGCGGTATTTAACAGCTTCCACCGCATTTTGATAGGAATTGCGTATTTGCGATAAAGTGGAAACAGCATTACCGATTCCTATTGTAACGCTGCAGGGAAGCTGTTCCAGTAAAATGACTTTCACATGCTCCAGTGTGCTGGAAAGGGGCATAGCCGGGGCGTTGGAGAGAATAACGTTGGTGTGATTATAATCAAAAAAAAGGTACACATTTTCGTGTTTTTTCAGTTCCTTACTTAGGATCCGGGCGCATTCCATGGAAAGCAGGTAAGGATTTTCACTGTTCTTATTGCCTGGAATATCCTCGGAAGAAAGTGAGACAATGGCCACCTGAAAATACGGATTTGCGAAATCAACAGATAAAAACTGGAGCCGCCGGATAATGCTCCCGATATCAGCAGACGGAAGCATAAGTGCATTCAAATTATTTTCTATTAAAAAGTCCCGGCTGTCAGTAAAGTATTCCTTCAGTTTTTCTAATTCATTATCTCTATCCTGTTCATGGAAAATATCTTCCTTTAGTTTTTGTATGACAGTTAAAATCTTTTCCTCATCAATAGGCTTCAGCAGATAAGCGGATACACCTGCGTCAATTCCGCGGGAAGCATAGTTAAAGTCGCTGTGGCCGGAGAGGAGGACAATCTTAATGTAGGGATAGGCCTCCCTGACTTTCTGGCTGAATTCTATCCCATCCATAAAATTCATACAGATATCAGAAAATATTATATTGGGCTGCAGTTCCTCTACTAATTGCAGCCCCTCTTCCGCACAGGTACATTCCCCGCATATCTCAATTCCGAGAGACTGCCAGTCAATGCAGTATTTTAACAGGCTGCGGACATGCTTTTCGTCATCAACAATCAG of the Lacrimispora indolis DSM 755 genome contains:
- a CDS encoding metal ABC transporter permease translates to MFRSIISLFSDYTFQTVALGSALLGLISGVLGSFAVLRKQSLLGDGVSHSALPGVVMAFVLLGSKNTEVLLLGALVSGLLATLFIVSIVRHTRVKFDSALALVMSVFFGLGLVLLTYVQKIPNSNQAGLKRFIFGQASTLLQRDIILMMICGLILLALVLLFWKEFKLFTFDSDFAQSLGFSPKKLNLLLSFMIVLAIIIGLQTVGVILMSAMLITPAVAARQWTNKLWVMVVLSALFGAVSGVAGTAASSLVPKLPTGPAIVVCVSSIVIISVLFAPGRGVLHRVYQRRKNKVLYKLEGGVPDGTAN
- a CDS encoding metal ABC transporter solute-binding protein, Zn/Mn family; amino-acid sequence: MNQKTKGLLGTILSLTLFLTACSAPAVNQDSSKDKLNIVATTTMLADLSTVIGGDRVSVNGLMGPGIDPHLYQASAGDVSLMQKADVVVYNGLHLEGKMGEIFENLSSQGPAVICIEKGLDESMLLAWEDDSSIHDPHIWFDVSLWEDAAKTVAKGLAEADPNGKADYEANLDAYLKELNETDQYIRGRAAELPEAQRVLVTAHDAFQYFGKAYGFEVRGLQGISTDAEAGTADVSDLAGFIVERQIKAIFVESSVPPKTIEALQAAVKAKGFDVSIGGELYSDSLGDAQSGADTYILTVKANIDTIVDALK
- a CDS encoding metal ABC transporter permease, whose product is MAPQIEIQIIAVIVAVACALPGTFLVLRKMSMMSDSITHTILLGIVLAFFGTHDLSSPLLIVGAALMGVVTVWLTELLSRTRLLAEDAAIGVVFPLLFSIAIILITRYAGSVHLDTDSVLLGELAFAPFDRMVIGGTDIGAKAIYTTGILLLINLAAIIIFFKELKVATFDPMLSAVLGFSPALVHYGLMTLVSLTTVGAFQAVGSVLVVAFMIGPPVTAYLLTDDLKQMLILSGIIGAVNGILGYQAAALLDVSIAGSMAVVTGLVFFLVFVFAPRRGLIRSLLKRRNQKLEFAKATLLFHLSNHENSAEENSEAGVDTIKSHLHWTGEFTSKIIKSLEREDCVQLSGGLVKLTAEGRYAIMRNYITLFSR
- a CDS encoding metal-dependent transcriptional regulator — protein: MTPNKEDYLKAIYKLGGMEELVNNKQIAEALQIAPASVTEMLGKLKKEGLIHYEPYKGSCLTPEGIKVAISLVRGHRLWEVFLMRHLGYSWSEAHEDAELLEHITPSRLTARLDQFLNYPAYCPHGSAIPHADGQIDRAPLVTLNLLSSGAASHIRRVKEEKELLDYLQESGITIGSSVRIIEAAPYEGPLTLDLEGKCVQISYKAACQIYVDETERL
- a CDS encoding DMT family transporter; the protein is MKTNIGLYLALLFGVFSLSTSAIFVRLANAPSAITAFFRLFFAALILLPFLLSSKQNKRQLLSLSKKQWTFGILSGLLLSAHYMLWFESLRHTSVASSTVIVTLQPLFSIAIGYVFLKERFHKLAIGGCVIAIMGCFMIGWGDFQISSQALFGDLLALLAASIISLYFFIGQAVRKELSAVPYSVISYLSSSAFLGCYAIIEGNPFTGYSGATWMAFGGLALISTVFGQFIFNWLLKWIPATVISMSILGETIGTCILAYFILNEAISLQQGIGIATIMSGLVLFFLSPPIHRNQ
- a CDS encoding ClbS/DfsB family four-helix bundle protein, giving the protein MTEYKDKKELMDEISNRAKLFIDEFSHIKEDDKDKLIDGVDRTPAQMVAYQLGWLNLLLYWEDEEQQGNTVITPHPDYKWNNLGGLYESFYRQYEKYSLQELCTMFQEAVQKIIELTEQYTDAQLFQPGVRKWASSTPSSWAVWKWIHINTVAPFKSFRSKVRKWKKLNCG
- a CDS encoding metal ABC transporter ATP-binding protein yields the protein MERQQNYAVEVEDLTVAYDAKPVLWDIDLKIPKGKLMAVVGPNGAGKTTLIKAMLGLLKPVTGAVRFLDGNDDLRTLKNRIGYVPQSGSVDWDFPATVQDVVLMGCYGKLGWIRRPRKSDVELAKQMLAKVGMEEYGGRQISQLSGGQQQRVFLARALAQEAEVYFMDEPFKGVDAQTERAIVALLKELKEQNKTVVVVHHDLQTVPDYFDWVTLINLRVVACGPVDEVFHEDNLKKTYHSSGALLRGVM
- a CDS encoding helix-turn-helix domain-containing protein; the protein is MILAEKIIALRKKAGWSQEELAYQMGVSRQSVSKWESGSSIPDLERILKLSQVFGVSTDYLLKEEIETAPASIIMESDSDEVQKRVTLEMANEFMEIKIRWAKKVALAAAAYILSPAALIFLGGLSELKDKSISGNVAGGLGLVILLLIVGIATVFFVMHGMKTEPYQFLEKEVFRLEYGVEGVVRKRMAEYEGTYRICTMAGVFLCIICALPLMAAVALSSSDFVYVLCVDFILIIVACAVFLFMAAGEKKGCFQMLLQEGDYTAEKKLEKKQSEHLPAIYWCTITAVYLGISFYTGNWSRTWIIWPCAGVMYAAVQAIAAALKDKKMHD
- a CDS encoding metal-dependent transcriptional regulator, translated to MNQFPPQEFRTIRGYELKKQNESRLTPALEDYLEMAYRLCLEESCIRINKLSERLHVRPPSASKMVSKLVQLGYLRYDRFENILLTDEGRVTGCYLLERHNTLEHFFIMLKSQRPLEEAEMVEHMLGDLTVLEIKVLMEFFIQNPDIEKQFKSFRDMVIFPEDIPEE
- a CDS encoding cation:proton antiporter is translated as MLFSLAMMVLCGMILSGTMQKLKLPGLVGMLLTGIVLGPYALNLIAPELLNVSADLRQIALIVILTRAGLALDIKDLKKVGRPAILMCFIPASFEIAATTVFAPMFFPISHLEAAIMGTVLGAVSPAVIVPKMLKLMENGYGRAKSIPQLIMAGASVDDIYVIVLFTSFMGMYEGSSFDAISLLKIPAAIVTGLLVGILLGLALVKVFQKIHMRDTAKILILLSTAFLLVSLETAIKAYVPMSGLLAVMALGGTLLKQYDILAKRLSGKFSKIWVAAELMLFILVGATVDISYAAKAGFIAVALIFIALLIRICGVFICLAKTPISAKERLFCAIAYLPKATVQAAIGGLPLAAGVGAGNTILTVAVLAILITAPLGAIGVDATYKRLLIRSGGNARTFLPPNSHEAVPTYEDIPL